Proteins encoded by one window of Campylobacteraceae bacterium:
- a CDS encoding MotA/TolQ/ExbB proton channel family protein, which yields MNNTKQSLSFYLGRFIIVLSIPFILYSFLFLAFLGYVPLQVEMHTLITNALILLIFISFIQHNAWYSLEKFKTTFTKKTAGIEEYIKENEIIISGKKKSLSSLEHFFDDDLREIRNDHFSSIAASIFPTLGILGTFVAIAISMPDFTSSSQEALDKEISSLLAGVGTAFYASIYGIFLSLWWTFFEKRGLSKIETIIYNLEEKYENKVWNKEEIEILSLIQNKKNNDTLLNNIQHLISPSYVTRIEEIAKSKLEEIKNLNLEHQNVHQLLLNKYKHLEDLLAESSKTETSIQNNLNTLEKSVQSTNSSLVLSIEEQNKHSKALKAEIYSVLSSFELISGDLKNLGEQLIAKSISDEKK from the coding sequence ATGAACAATACAAAACAAAGCCTTAGTTTTTACCTTGGGCGATTTATAATAGTACTTAGTATACCTTTCATACTTTACAGTTTTTTATTCTTAGCATTTTTGGGTTATGTGCCTCTACAAGTAGAGATGCATACCCTTATTACCAATGCTTTAATTTTATTGATTTTTATTTCTTTTATTCAACACAATGCCTGGTATTCCCTAGAAAAATTTAAAACAACTTTTACTAAAAAAACAGCAGGTATTGAAGAATATATTAAAGAAAATGAAATTATTATATCTGGCAAAAAAAAATCACTCTCTTCTTTGGAGCATTTTTTTGATGATGATTTAAGAGAAATTAGAAATGACCACTTTTCTTCTATAGCAGCATCTATCTTTCCAACATTAGGAATATTAGGTACATTTGTAGCTATTGCTATATCTATGCCAGATTTTACTTCTTCTTCACAAGAAGCATTAGATAAAGAAATCTCTTCGCTCTTAGCAGGTGTAGGTACAGCTTTTTATGCTTCTATATATGGGATATTTTTGTCTCTTTGGTGGACTTTTTTTGAAAAAAGGGGTTTGTCTAAGATTGAAACTATTATTTATAACTTAGAAGAAAAATATGAAAATAAGGTTTGGAATAAAGAAGAAATAGAAATTTTAAGTCTTATTCAAAATAAAAAAAACAATGATACTTTATTAAACAATATACAGCATTTAATTTCTCCTTCTTATGTTACAAGAATAGAAGAAATTGCAAAAAGTAAATTAGAAGAAATAAAAAACCTCAATCTTGAGCATCAAAATGTGCATCAACTCTTATTAAATAAATACAAACATCTGGAAGATTTATTAGCAGAGTCTTCAAAAACAGAAACAAGTATTCAAAACAATTTAAATACCTTAGAAAAGTCTGTACAAAGTACCAATTCATCTTTGGTTTTAAGTATTGAAGAACAAAACAAACATTCAAAAGCATTAAAAGCAGAAATATACTCTGTTCTTTCTTCTTTTGAATTAATATCAGGAGATTTGAAAAATTTAGGGGAACAATTAATTGCGAAAAGTATAAGTGATGAAAAGAAATAA
- a CDS encoding DEAD/DEAH box helicase, with protein MQTKTIPVLLKGSDLIGAAKSGTGKTAAFVLPILEKLKKTQNNEPKVLRCVILVPTRELAKQISKAVSHYSRHLNIKYAEIFGGVSNKIQETKLNKGVDIIVATTGRLKDHITNNGLNLSSVNMIVVDEADTMLELGFLKDIEEVLSLVSPQRQIMMFSATISQNVKQLAKKFLRTPTVVEITNRRETVALIDHLAYSVDSDQKKEMLSYLIGSKNYQQLLVFVNTKKMADTLTEHLNLDGLNSLCIHGDIKQPARARALRKFKAGEIRVLIATDIAARGIDIEQLPIVVNYSLPETTDDFTHRIGRTGRAGNKGCEISLLCVKEYKLYAQIQKDLKLDTQKEQLEGFELTQKEHRVARFKRLSLSEKKGLRKVKNPYEKKVSKTKKTTKRDANRTFRKK; from the coding sequence ATACAGACAAAAACAATTCCAGTACTGTTAAAAGGTTCTGATTTAATAGGTGCTGCAAAAAGTGGTACAGGTAAAACTGCTGCTTTTGTTTTACCTATTTTAGAAAAACTTAAAAAAACACAAAACAATGAACCAAAAGTTCTTAGATGTGTAATTTTAGTACCAACAAGAGAATTAGCAAAACAAATTTCAAAAGCGGTATCGCATTATTCAAGACATCTAAATATTAAGTATGCAGAGATTTTTGGTGGTGTTTCTAATAAAATACAAGAAACAAAACTAAATAAAGGTGTAGATATAATCGTTGCAACCACAGGAAGACTAAAAGATCATATTACGAATAATGGTTTAAATTTATCCAGTGTGAATATGATTGTTGTTGATGAAGCGGATACTATGCTTGAACTTGGTTTCTTAAAAGATATAGAAGAAGTTTTATCACTTGTATCCCCTCAAAGACAAATCATGATGTTCTCAGCAACGATTTCACAAAATGTAAAACAACTTGCGAAAAAATTTTTGCGAACACCTACTGTTGTTGAAATAACAAACAGAAGAGAAACGGTTGCGTTAATTGATCATTTAGCTTACAGTGTTGACAGCGATCAAAAAAAAGAAATGTTATCGTATTTAATTGGTTCTAAAAATTATCAACAACTTTTAGTATTTGTAAATACAAAAAAGATGGCAGATACCCTAACAGAACATTTAAACTTAGATGGTTTAAATTCTTTATGTATTCATGGAGATATTAAACAACCCGCACGTGCAAGAGCACTAAGGAAATTTAAAGCAGGTGAAATCAGAGTATTAATTGCTACAGATATAGCAGCACGTGGAATAGATATAGAGCAACTGCCTATAGTAGTTAATTATTCTCTTCCTGAAACAACAGATGATTTTACTCACAGAATTGGAAGAACAGGACGAGCTGGAAACAAGGGCTGTGAAATTTCTTTATTATGTGTAAAAGAATATAAACTATATGCACAAATTCAAAAAGATTTAAAACTAGATACTCAAAAAGAGCAGTTAGAAGGTTTTGAATTAACACAAAAAGAACACAGAGTAGCTCGTTTTAAACGTCTGTCTTTAAGTGAGAAAAAAGGTTTGAGAAAAGTAAAAAACCCTTATGAAAAAAAGGTCAGCAAAACTAAGAAAACTACAAAAAGAGATGCAAACAGAACATTTAGAAAAAAATAA
- a CDS encoding helix-hairpin-helix domain-containing protein: MQNIIEILKNKTTISEKHINNIIVLLEEGCTIAFIARYRKDSTGNTSDEELLVFQEIYEYALKLEKRKEEILKILKEKGELNESIAKTIEQANTKTLLEDIYEPFKGTKSTRADFALDNKQEGLAKLILCMKYSKEEIQNKAKAFLNKNIQDVDTAINCAKDIIALYYSQEIRTKEALRKNIINHALLKTKKTKTFQEDGLYKNLGAVSTKGYLLKEHRLLAILRAVNEKEISLKVDVDEQYLIEGIKKFRIPAYAKSSSLYVLEAYTDSLKRLLLPSLKREYLNALKDKASKHAINLFGKNLNELLLTPPLMKQVILGMDPGFISGCKLAIIDENGAYLAHKVIYLLSKKQEDEAKKTVLALVQKYKITCIAIGNGTGSKETAAFVSALIKENNLSLKYAVVSEIGASVYSASKIAQEEYPSLDVTIRGAISIAQRLRDPMSALVKIDPKSLGIGQYQHDVNQNDLSKKLNDVTSSLVNKVGVDLNSSSYKLLSFISGISEKMAKNIVEYRTANKSFSHKAQLLEVKGLGKKIYEQCVGFLRIKETKNFLDNSGIHPENYALAKNLKEHYVLNEISAEVKNTLCIKFNCGIQSLNDVIMELEKPGFDIRDELEEISFCEEIKSFDELEENDLINGVVRNITDFGAFIDIGLKNDALLHISQVSNKRVSHVMDVLSINQQLKNIRILSIDKEKQKISLSLK, from the coding sequence ATGCAAAACATAATAGAAATTTTAAAAAATAAAACCACAATATCTGAAAAACATATAAACAATATTATTGTTTTATTAGAAGAAGGATGTACTATTGCATTTATTGCAAGGTATAGAAAAGACAGTACTGGAAATACTAGCGATGAAGAACTCTTAGTTTTCCAAGAGATATATGAATATGCACTTAAACTTGAAAAGAGAAAAGAAGAGATTCTTAAGATATTAAAAGAAAAAGGTGAGTTAAATGAAAGTATTGCAAAAACAATAGAGCAAGCGAATACAAAAACACTCTTAGAAGATATATATGAACCCTTTAAAGGCACTAAAAGCACCAGAGCAGACTTTGCCCTAGATAATAAGCAAGAAGGCTTAGCAAAGCTTATTTTATGTATGAAGTATAGTAAAGAAGAAATACAAAATAAAGCAAAGGCTTTTTTAAATAAAAATATTCAAGATGTAGATACAGCAATAAACTGCGCTAAAGATATAATTGCTTTATATTATTCCCAAGAGATAAGAACAAAAGAAGCTTTACGAAAAAATATAATAAACCATGCTTTATTAAAAACAAAAAAAACAAAAACATTTCAAGAAGATGGTTTATATAAAAACCTAGGGGCTGTTAGTACTAAGGGCTATTTATTAAAAGAACACCGACTATTAGCCATATTGAGAGCGGTAAATGAAAAAGAAATAAGTTTAAAAGTGGATGTTGATGAGCAGTATTTAATTGAAGGTATTAAAAAGTTCCGTATACCAGCATATGCCAAATCTTCCTCTTTGTATGTACTAGAAGCGTATACGGATTCTTTAAAACGTTTGTTATTGCCAAGTTTAAAACGAGAGTACTTAAATGCGTTAAAAGACAAAGCAAGCAAACATGCAATAAATCTTTTTGGTAAAAATCTTAATGAGCTCTTATTAACACCCCCTTTAATGAAACAAGTTATTTTAGGAATGGATCCTGGTTTTATTAGTGGGTGTAAACTAGCAATTATTGATGAAAACGGGGCATATTTAGCGCACAAGGTTATTTATTTATTAAGCAAAAAACAAGAAGATGAAGCCAAAAAGACTGTGCTTGCATTAGTACAAAAATATAAAATCACTTGTATAGCAATTGGAAATGGAACAGGGTCAAAAGAAACAGCTGCTTTTGTATCTGCTTTAATAAAAGAAAACAACTTAAGTCTTAAATATGCAGTAGTTAGTGAAATAGGTGCTTCTGTTTATTCTGCTTCAAAAATTGCACAAGAAGAGTATCCTTCTTTAGATGTAACAATAAGAGGTGCTATTTCAATTGCACAACGCTTAAGAGATCCTATGTCTGCATTGGTGAAAATTGATCCTAAATCTTTAGGAATTGGACAATACCAGCATGATGTGAATCAAAATGACTTAAGTAAAAAACTAAATGATGTAACTTCTTCTTTGGTTAATAAAGTAGGAGTAGATTTAAATTCATCTTCTTATAAACTTTTATCTTTTATTTCTGGAATTTCTGAAAAAATGGCTAAAAACATTGTTGAGTATAGAACTGCTAATAAGTCTTTTTCACATAAAGCACAATTATTAGAAGTAAAAGGTTTGGGAAAGAAAATTTATGAACAATGTGTGGGTTTTTTACGAATAAAAGAAACAAAGAATTTTTTAGATAATTCTGGAATTCATCCTGAAAACTATGCTTTGGCAAAAAACTTAAAAGAACACTATGTGTTAAATGAAATAAGTGCTGAGGTAAAAAATACTTTATGTATAAAATTCAATTGTGGAATACAAAGTTTAAATGATGTGATAATGGAGTTAGAGAAACCAGGTTTTGATATTAGAGATGAATTAGAAGAAATATCTTTTTGCGAAGAAATTAAGAGTTTTGATGAATTAGAAGAGAATGATTTAATAAATGGTGTTGTACGTAATATTACTGATTTTGGTGCATTTATTGACATTGGTTTGAAAAATGATGCTCTTTTACATATATCACAAGTTTCAAATAAACGCGTTTCACATGTAATGGATGTATTATCAATTAATCAACAATTAAAAAATATTAGAATTTTGAGTATAGATAAAGAAAAACAAAAAATTTCTTTGTCTTTGAAATAA
- a CDS encoding radical SAM/SPASM domain-containing protein produces the protein MKKFKKIHVEITNICNLKCSFCPPPTLPSLSMKLEEFEKINEDARKYTKELAYHVLGDPLVLSNLKQYLDISFRHDLKINITTTAINIKEKNYEALMHETLKQVNFSINSYNANSHKKTLDEYLDPIFDFILYAVKHKQNHFINLRIWNLDDTQSARDFNQKVFDKANKVFACNISLDDIYLNTPKNIRIAPKVFFNFDEYFDWPSLKNDFVSTKGFCYGLDSHFSILSSGVVTPCCLDKDGVINLGNIKNESLENILATSRVKNIQKGFREKNVVEELCQKCSYRTRFD, from the coding sequence ATTAAAAAGTTTAAAAAAATACATGTAGAAATCACCAATATATGCAATCTTAAATGCAGTTTTTGTCCTCCTCCCACGCTGCCCAGTTTAAGTATGAAACTTGAAGAATTTGAGAAAATTAATGAAGACGCACGAAAATACACTAAAGAATTGGCATACCATGTTTTAGGTGATCCTTTGGTTCTTAGTAATTTAAAACAGTATTTAGATATCTCTTTTAGACATGACCTTAAAATTAATATTACAACGACTGCCATTAATATTAAAGAAAAAAACTATGAAGCTTTAATGCATGAAACATTAAAACAAGTTAATTTTTCTATTAATTCATACAATGCTAATTCTCACAAAAAAACCTTGGATGAGTACTTAGACCCTATTTTTGATTTTATATTATATGCGGTAAAACATAAACAAAATCATTTTATTAATTTACGTATTTGGAATTTAGATGATACTCAAAGTGCTAGAGATTTTAATCAAAAAGTATTTGATAAAGCGAATAAAGTTTTTGCCTGTAATATCTCTTTAGATGATATTTATTTAAATACTCCTAAAAATATACGAATAGCGCCTAAGGTATTTTTTAATTTTGATGAGTATTTTGATTGGCCTTCTTTAAAGAATGATTTTGTAAGTACTAAGGGCTTTTGTTACGGTTTGGATTCTCACTTTTCTATTTTAAGTTCAGGGGTAGTTACTCCTTGTTGTTTAGATAAAGATGGCGTTATTAATTTAGGAAATATTAAAAATGAGTCTTTGGAAAATATTTTAGCTACAAGCAGGGTGAAAAATATTCAAAAAGGTTTTAGAGAAAAAAATGTGGTTGAAGAGTTATGCCAAAAATGCTCTTATCGTACACGTTTTGATTAA
- a CDS encoding OmpA family protein — translation MKRNNNNNNNNTNFWISYADLMAGLLFVFILLIGAIIVKYSFLEKKSELLQDSLNTESSALIQAKKLINEKNEKISLTLKELKQTSAALKVNTQNLVKSTKTLDEKNELLKNKEIILLDLIKEKDDLKIYLSLKDKEFKDQSQILSNTSVLLKNKEQDLLKNKILIISLDENIKKLLTTNNNKDKELKNISKKNDLLLESLNSSYIVIDEKNQNLQELLKTILEKKVLLEDFKQNSDSLDDEIRLLKIRIQEKEDKFAAVAQDLVITKNKIKNFTGMKVKVISLLKKSLGSDIKIDAQSGKIILSSNVLFEQGKSQLKPEAKKALKKAVYNYFNTILENDDINKHIDKIIIEGHTNSVGSFLYNLNLSQKRAFAVMDFIFAQDFKRKDKLRHLVISSGRSYLDPVYKNNIEDKEASRRIEIKFSLKNEEAIKEIEAILKVTK, via the coding sequence ATGAAAAGAAATAATAATAACAACAATAATAATACCAACTTCTGGATTTCTTATGCAGATTTAATGGCAGGATTATTGTTTGTATTTATCTTACTTATTGGTGCAATTATTGTTAAGTATTCATTTTTGGAGAAAAAGTCTGAATTATTACAGGATTCTTTAAATACTGAAAGTTCTGCATTAATACAGGCAAAAAAACTTATAAATGAAAAAAATGAAAAAATCTCTTTAACACTTAAAGAATTAAAACAAACATCTGCTGCATTAAAAGTAAATACACAAAACCTTGTAAAAAGTACAAAAACGCTTGATGAAAAAAATGAACTCCTAAAAAATAAAGAAATTATTTTACTTGATTTAATAAAAGAAAAAGATGATTTAAAAATATATTTAAGCCTTAAAGATAAAGAGTTTAAAGATCAAAGTCAAATACTTTCAAATACCAGTGTTTTATTAAAAAATAAAGAACAAGATTTATTGAAAAATAAAATTTTAATCATTTCTTTAGATGAAAATATTAAAAAACTCTTAACAACAAACAACAATAAAGACAAAGAACTTAAGAATATTTCTAAAAAGAATGATTTATTATTAGAGAGTCTAAATTCTTCTTATATTGTAATAGATGAAAAAAACCAAAACCTGCAAGAACTTCTAAAAACAATCTTAGAAAAAAAGGTTCTTTTAGAAGACTTTAAACAAAACAGTGATTCTTTAGATGATGAAATTCGTTTATTAAAAATACGAATACAAGAAAAAGAAGATAAATTTGCAGCTGTTGCCCAAGACTTAGTTATTACTAAAAATAAAATCAAGAACTTTACAGGAATGAAAGTAAAAGTCATTTCTTTATTAAAAAAATCTTTGGGCAGTGATATTAAAATTGATGCACAAAGTGGGAAAATCATTCTTTCTTCTAATGTTTTGTTTGAACAAGGAAAATCACAGTTAAAACCAGAGGCTAAAAAAGCATTAAAAAAAGCGGTTTACAATTATTTTAATACCATTTTAGAAAATGATGACATTAATAAACACATTGATAAAATCATTATTGAAGGGCATACTAACTCTGTTGGTAGTTTTTTATACAACTTAAATCTTTCACAAAAAAGAGCCTTTGCTGTGATGGATTTTATTTTTGCACAAGACTTTAAGAGAAAAGACAAACTAAGACATTTAGTAATTTCAAGTGGGCGTTCTTATTTAGATCCAGTTTATAAAAACAATATAGAAGATAAAGAAGCTTCAAGACGAATTGAAATAAAGTTCTCACTAAAAAATGAAGAAGCAATAAAAGAAATAGAAGCTATTTTAAAAGTTACTAAATAA
- a CDS encoding EI24 domain-containing protein produces the protein MNELSLIFRSINDFFSKPMLKIAFIPLFIVLICMYVLFFIAADFGFSALSEIMTQAQNGEEVFISADAPFYFVWLSSAIIFLFQYSITSWIVGFLFYTVGSLFILMFSVFITLIIVGFLTPLILKILHKKHYSHLRYYEHGNLSTILFVLIKTIFIMLFLFILFIPLYFIPLINIIAFNLPFYYLFHKLINFDVSSSMLKKEEYEVISAKSSGGFRARTLFLYFISMIPFITLFTSVFYIIYIGNAYFLALEKLRKKEDSNNIGKNSLENQKRKITLN, from the coding sequence TTGAACGAACTTTCTCTTATTTTTAGAAGTATTAATGACTTCTTTTCAAAACCCATGCTGAAAATTGCTTTTATTCCTTTATTTATTGTGCTTATTTGCATGTATGTACTTTTTTTTATAGCTGCTGATTTTGGTTTTTCTGCTTTAAGTGAGATAATGACACAGGCACAAAATGGTGAAGAAGTATTTATAAGTGCTGATGCTCCTTTTTATTTTGTATGGTTAAGCTCTGCTATTATATTTTTATTTCAATATTCTATCACTTCTTGGATTGTTGGATTTTTATTCTATACGGTGGGTTCTTTATTTATATTAATGTTTTCTGTTTTTATTACTTTAATTATTGTAGGCTTTTTAACACCTCTTATTTTAAAGATTTTACATAAAAAACATTATTCTCATCTTAGATATTATGAGCATGGAAATTTAAGCACTATTCTTTTTGTTTTAATAAAAACGATATTTATAATGTTATTTTTATTTATTTTGTTTATTCCCTTATATTTCATACCTTTAATTAATATTATTGCTTTTAATTTGCCTTTTTATTATCTCTTTCATAAACTTATTAATTTTGACGTTTCTTCTTCTATGTTAAAAAAAGAAGAGTATGAAGTTATTAGTGCTAAAAGTTCAGGTGGATTTAGAGCAAGAACCTTGTTTTTGTATTTTATATCTATGATTCCTTTTATTACTTTGTTTACTTCTGTTTTTTATATCATTTATATTGGAAATGCATATTTCCTTGCTTTAGAAAAATTACGAAAAAAAGAAGATTCAAATAATATAGGTAAAAATTCTTTGGAAAATCAAAAGAGGAAAATTACTTTAAATTAA
- a CDS encoding 3'-5' exonuclease, with amino-acid sequence MIILDFETNSTNEHDVIEVAAVKLELRDNSYEVIEQFHRYYLSRWGVNPYSYAVHKLTPEKILKHRADSSYSSYFSEDEDFVNFCKNTQVLIAHNISFELRHLKNIVSFEKHFCTMKENKHIVKALNKNGRIKNPKLDETCLHYGIPFDPDSYHSATYDVSKTYEILKQMKIII; translated from the coding sequence ATGATTATCTTAGACTTTGAAACAAATAGTACTAATGAACATGATGTAATTGAAGTAGCCGCTGTTAAACTTGAACTACGTGATAATAGCTATGAAGTAATAGAACAGTTTCACAGGTATTATCTCTCTAGGTGGGGTGTTAATCCTTATTCCTATGCAGTACACAAATTAACACCTGAAAAAATATTAAAACACCGAGCAGATTCTTCTTACAGTTCTTATTTTAGTGAAGATGAAGATTTTGTCAATTTTTGTAAAAATACACAAGTACTTATTGCTCATAATATAAGTTTTGAGTTAAGACATTTAAAAAACATTGTTTCTTTTGAAAAACATTTTTGTACAATGAAAGAAAACAAGCATATAGTAAAAGCTTTAAATAAGAACGGAAGGATTAAAAATCCTAAACTTGATGAAACCTGTTTACATTATGGCATCCCTTTTGATCCAGACTCTTATCACAGTGCAACCTATGATGTAAGTAAAACTTATGAGATATTAAAACAAATGAAAATCATAATATAA
- a CDS encoding cache domain-containing protein codes for MNFITEKNISKVIIYLFVFILSSMIFLISYFYVKNTNEDFDASMKDFVHTHYKEQKILLKKEIDIIIDVITYNASTSSLELAELKEHTIGLLNNIRFEEKRSNYIFVYDILKMQGGDDFAELLVNPNRPDLVGTKLSTNYKDVDGKKFREDFLKDIRNKGESYTQYAYTKISSGKINQKLSYFKYYEPWNWVISVGIYLDDIEYDIGLKKKELNEQVKKQIVQTILLFFLFLSFGIFVTIIVSDRMDEFFKEYRKSVKNKSKALEELNETLEKRVELELEKNREKEQVLIEKSRFISMGEMISNIAHQWRQPLSELSSILMSIKFKHNIQKLDDVTMNKKAKEAELIIDYMSHTIDDFRNFFMPKKEKQDFLLSNALQSVRTIIKSTLKNYNIALIIDINEKIALNTYLNEFEQVVLNIISNAKDVLIEKNIVQPYIKITALNEEDYVVLYIEDNGGGVHVEPKGKIFDPYFTTKKDSEGTGIGLYMSKIIVDKNMNGRLRVRNTNVGAKFSIHMPKEAKKD; via the coding sequence GTGAACTTTATAACAGAAAAAAATATTTCAAAAGTCATTATTTATTTATTTGTATTTATACTCTCTTCTATGATTTTTTTGATTTCGTATTTTTATGTCAAAAATACGAATGAAGATTTTGATGCTTCAATGAAAGACTTTGTTCATACTCATTATAAAGAACAGAAAATTCTTCTAAAAAAAGAAATTGATATTATTATTGATGTTATTACCTATAATGCTTCTACTTCTTCTTTAGAGTTAGCTGAGTTAAAAGAGCATACTATTGGTTTGTTAAATAATATTCGTTTTGAAGAAAAACGAAGCAATTATATTTTTGTATATGATATTTTAAAAATGCAAGGTGGAGATGATTTTGCAGAACTCTTAGTTAACCCCAATCGTCCTGATTTAGTAGGTACTAAACTATCTACCAATTATAAGGATGTTGATGGTAAAAAGTTTAGAGAAGACTTTTTGAAAGATATAAGAAATAAGGGTGAATCCTACACTCAATATGCCTATACAAAAATAAGCTCTGGAAAAATCAATCAAAAACTTTCTTATTTTAAATATTATGAGCCTTGGAACTGGGTTATTAGTGTTGGAATTTATCTGGATGACATTGAATACGATATAGGACTTAAAAAGAAAGAATTAAATGAGCAGGTTAAAAAACAAATAGTTCAAACCATACTTTTATTCTTTTTGTTTTTATCTTTTGGTATTTTTGTGACGATTATTGTGAGTGATAGAATGGATGAATTTTTTAAAGAGTATAGAAAGAGTGTAAAAAATAAATCTAAAGCACTTGAAGAATTAAATGAGACTTTGGAAAAAAGAGTAGAGTTAGAGCTGGAAAAAAACAGAGAAAAAGAACAAGTTTTAATTGAAAAATCTCGCTTTATTTCTATGGGAGAAATGATTTCTAATATTGCTCATCAGTGGAGACAACCTTTATCTGAATTGTCTTCAATATTAATGAGTATAAAGTTTAAACATAATATTCAAAAATTAGATGATGTAACAATGAACAAAAAAGCCAAAGAAGCAGAACTTATTATTGATTATATGTCTCATACTATTGATGATTTTAGAAACTTTTTTATGCCAAAAAAAGAGAAACAAGACTTTCTTTTATCAAATGCTTTACAATCCGTTAGAACAATTATCAAAAGCACGCTTAAAAACTATAATATTGCTCTTATCATTGATATTAATGAGAAGATTGCACTTAATACCTATTTGAATGAATTTGAGCAGGTTGTGCTTAATATTATCTCCAATGCGAAAGATGTTTTGATTGAGAAAAATATTGTCCAACCTTATATTAAAATTACAGCTTTAAATGAAGAAGATTATGTTGTTTTATATATAGAAGATAATGGGGGAGGAGTTCATGTTGAACCTAAGGGGAAAATATTTGATCCGTATTTTACTACTAAAAAAGACAGTGAAGGTACAGGTATTGGTTTGTATATGAGTAAGATTATTGTAGATAAAAATATGAACGGGCGTTTGCGAGTTAGAAATACCAACGTAGGTGCGAAATTTTCTATTCATATGCCCAAAGAGGCTAAAAAGGATTGA
- a CDS encoding response regulator: MTSQLINKLKSFTLLYVEDEVGIRNNIYEILECMFKDISVASNGEEAFKLYEEKKPDLIITDIQMPKMTGIELIKKIRLRDSKTRVIITSAFTDLEYMLEATELHLVKYIVKPITEENLSLALESFIKSFEGSSIFNIIPSWIYDESKSLVTGPSEEYLLTKKENIFFKLLLQKNRIITYVEIENILWDENQIMTQNALRLFIKNFRKKLPKDLLKNIQGTGYQLLN, translated from the coding sequence ATGACATCTCAATTAATTAATAAATTAAAAAGTTTCACTTTGTTATATGTAGAAGATGAAGTAGGTATTAGGAATAATATTTATGAAATTCTTGAATGCATGTTTAAAGATATTTCTGTAGCATCTAATGGAGAAGAAGCCTTTAAACTCTATGAAGAAAAAAAACCAGACTTAATTATTACCGATATTCAAATGCCTAAAATGACGGGAATTGAACTTATTAAAAAAATACGTTTAAGAGACAGTAAAACAAGAGTTATTATTACCTCTGCTTTTACTGATTTAGAGTATATGCTTGAAGCAACAGAGTTACATTTGGTTAAATACATAGTAAAACCTATTACAGAAGAAAACTTAAGCCTTGCATTAGAGAGTTTTATCAAAAGTTTTGAAGGAAGCTCCATTTTTAATATCATTCCTTCTTGGATATACGATGAGAGTAAATCCCTTGTTACAGGGCCTTCAGAAGAATATTTATTAACAAAAAAAGAAAATATATTTTTTAAACTGCTTTTGCAAAAAAATAGAATTATCACTTATGTTGAAATTGAAAATATTCTTTGGGATGAAAATCAAATTATGACCCAAAATGCACTAAGACTTTTTATAAAAAATTTCAGAAAAAAACTTCCAAAAGACTTACTAAAAAATATTCAAGGCACAGGCTATCAATTACTTAATTAA